The nucleotide sequence CAGTCCGCCGACATCGAGCGCCGGCTCACCGAGGACGGCGTCAACCTCGTGGCGGGCGCCGCGCGGCTCGACGGGCCGCACCGCGTCATCGCGACGCATGATGGGCGGGAGACGAGCTTCGACGCCGACGTGGTGCTGGTCGCCACCGGCACCACCCCGCGTGAGCTGCCCGACGCCCCCTGCGACGGCGAGCGGATCCTGAACTGGAAGCAGGTCTACAACCTGATCGATCTCCCCGAGCGGTTGATCGTGGTCGGCTCCGGCGTCACGGGGGCGGAGTTCGCCTCCGCCTACGACGCGCTCGGCTGCGACGTGGTGCTGGTCAGCTCCCGCGACCAGGTGCTGCCCGGCGAGGATCAGGACGCGGCCGCGGTCCTGCAGCAGGCGTTCGAGCGCCGCGGCATGACCATCATGAGCCGGGCCCGGGCCGTCGCCGCGCGACGCCGGGGCGACGGGGTGGTCGTGACGCTGGCCGACGGCCGCGAGGTGGAGGGCTCACACTGCCTGATGGCGGTCGGGGCGATCCCCAACTCCGCGGGCCTCGGCCTGGAGGACGCCGGCGTCGAGCTGACGGCTTCGGGACACATCCACGTCGACCGCGTCTCGCGCACCAGCAACCGTGACATCTACGCGGCGGGCGACGTGACCGGCGTCTTCGCGCTGGCGTCGGTGGCCGCGATGCAGGGCAGGGTCGCGATGTGGCACTCGCTCGGTGACGCCGTCAAGCCGCTGGACCTGCGCAGCGTCTCCTCCAACGTCTTCACGACCCCCGAGGTTGCCACCGTCGGGATCACGCAGAAGGAGGTCGACTCCGGCGAGGTGCGGGTGGCGTCGCTGCTGATGCCGATCGCGTCGAACGCGCGCGCCAAGATGATGAGCTTCACCGACGGGTTCGTGAAGCTGTTCTGCCTGCCCACCACCGGCATCATCGTCGGCGGCGTCGTGGTGGCGCCGCGGGCCTCGGAGCTGATCCACTCCGTCTCGCTCGCGGTCGCGCAGCGCGTCACTGTCGACGACTTCAGCCACGCCTTCACGGTCTACCCCTCGATGTCCGGCACCGTCGCGGAGGCGGCGCGCCGCCTCCACACGCGCGACGGTGCCTGGAACACCCTGACGAACTGAGTCAGCCCCGCAGCTGCGGGAACGCCTCGTAGCGGAAGTCCTCGATCACCACGGCCGGGTCGACCTCACGGGCGCGCAGCTCGACGCGGCGGACCTTGCCGCTGATCGTCTTGGGCAGCTCCGCGAACTCCACGCGACGCACCCTCAGGTACGGGGCCAGCCGCTCCTTGGCGTGGGCCAGGATCGACAGCGCGGTGTCCGCGTCGGGGAGGAAGCCGTCGGCCAGCGCGACGTAGGCCTTCGGGACCGCGAGCCGCAGCTCGTCGGGGGCCGGCACCACGGCGGCCTCCAGCACGGCGGGATGCTCGATGAGCACCGACTCCAGCTCGAAGGGGGAGACCTTGTAGTCGGATGCCTTGAACACGTCGTCGGTCCGCCCGACGTAGGTGAGGTAGCCGTCGTCGTCCACCGACACGAGGTCGCCGGAGTGGTAGCGGCCGTCGGCCTGCACGGTGCGGAAGTCGCCCAGGTAGCCGGTGGTCAGGTTCAGCGGCCACGGGTCGACGGGGATGCAGATCTCGCCGTGGCGTGACTCCTCGCCCGTGTCGGGGTCGATGATCACGAGCCGGGCGCCGGGCATCGGCTTGCCCATCGCGCCGGGCCGGACGTCCTCGTCGGGCGCATTGCCGACGGTGCAGGTGGTCTCGGTCTGGCCGTAGCCGTCGCGGATCGTCAGGCCCCACGCCCGCTGCACCGCGGAGATGACCTCCGGGTTGAGGGGCTCGCCGGCGCCGACGGCCTCGCGCAGCGCCGAGGGACGGGCCCCCAGGTCGGCCTTGATCATCATGCGCCACACCGTCGGCGGGGCGCAGAAGGTCGTGACCCCGCAGTCCTCGAGCTCGCGCAGCAGCCGGGCGGGGTCGAAGCGGTGATAGGTGTAGCTGAACACGGTGGCGCCCGCGATCCACGGCGAGAAGAAGCTGGACCAGGCGTGCTTGCCCCAGCCAGGAGACGAGATGTTGAGGTGCACGTCGCCGGGGCGCACGCCGATGAAGTACATCGTCGACAGGTGCCCGACGGGGTAGCTCAGGTGCGTGTGCACCACGAGCTTCGGGTGCTCGGTCGTCCCGGAGGTGAAGTACAGCAGCACGGGGTCGGAGGCGTCGGTCACGACGGGGCGCGGGCCCGCGGGGAGGGCGGCCGCGTCGGCCATCGGACGCCAGCGGCCGTGGCCCTTGCCGGTGGTGACGCACAGCAGCGAGTCGAGGCCGTCGAACTTGGCCTCGCAGTCGGGGCTCGTGACCACAGCGCTCACCCCGGCGCGCGGCACCCGGTCAGCGAGGTCGTCGTGCTGGAGCGCGACGGTGGTCGGCAGGATCACGGCGCCGAGCTTCATGACGGCGAGCATCGCGTCCCACAGCTCCACCTGGTTGCCGAGCATGACCATCACGACGTCGCCCTTGGCGACCCCCTGCGCCTCGAGCCACGCCGCGAGCCGGTCGGAGCGGTGCACCATCTCGTCGTAGCTGTAGCGCTCGTCGGAGCCGCTCTCGTCGCGGAGCCACAGCGCGGTCGACTGGTTGCCGCGGCCGAGCTCGTCGAACCAGTCGACGGCCCAGTTGAACGGCCCGGAGATCTCCGGCCACCGGAACTCGGCGCGGGCCCGGTCGCCCTGGCCGCGGAGGCTGAGGAGGAGGTCTCTGGCCTCGCGGATGGCCTGCGCCGGTGTGCTCATGCGGTGGTCCTTACGGGTGCGTAACCTACGTTTGCGTAAGTTACGGTACGCCCCGGTTCAGACGGGTTGGGAGGCAGTCCGCGCCAACATCTGCCCCCGGGAGTTGTGGGAGCCGGACAACGGGTCGAAGACGACCGTGCGCTGGATGCTGTAGCTCGCCAGGAAGAGGGCCGCCTCCGTGGCCACCTTGGCGAGCAGCAGTGGGGTGCCGGCGTCGGTCAGGGCGGTCAGCACGCCGTAGTTGGCGGCCAGCAGCAGCGCGGCCAGCGACAGATAGCGCAGGGTCGCCGAGCGCAGCGGAACCTCGCGGCCGCGCCGGAAGACCAGCCTCCGGTTCACGGCGAAGTTGACCCCGGCGCTCACCAGGCGGGCGCCCACGACGGCGAGCAGCAGCCGGCCCGTGAACCAGTTCAGCAGCAGGAGCACGCCGGTGTCGACCGCGAACGCCAGCAGGCTCGACCCCGCGAACCGGGCCAGGGGAGCATAGATGCGCAGCGAGTCGACGAGCGGGCGGAAGTGGCTCGACGCGTTGCCGTCGGTGTAGACGGTCTCGATCGGCATGGTGACGAGCGAGATGCCCGACTGGCGGGCCAGGAGAAGCATGCGGAACTCGTAGTCGAAGCGGTCGCCCTGGATGCCGAGGGCCCAGGGCAGGGTGATGGCGGGGAAGGCGCGCAGCCCGGTCTGCGTGTCGGGGACGTCCTGCCGCGTGACGGACCGGAACAGCGCGCGGGTGACCGAGTTGCCGAAGCGGCTGCGCGCCGGCACGGCGCCGGTGAACTCGCGGCAGCCCAGCACCACGCACCGCTGGCCCGGGGGGAGTGTGTCGAGCCGGGCGGCCACCCGGGCGATGTCGGTGGGCGTGTGCTGGCCGTCGCAGTCGGCGGTCACGACCCCGAAGCCGGGCAGCCGCGTCACGATGTCCGCGAAGCCGGTCCGCAGGGCCGCGCCCTTGCCGCGGTTGTGCTCGTGCGTGAGGATCACGGCCCCGCTCGCCGCCGCGGCGGCGAAGACGTCGCAGTAGTCGGGGCCGGAGCCGTCGTCGACGATGACCACCGGAACGTCGGGCAGCGCGGCGTCGAGCTGCGTGACGAGCGCGACCAGGCGCAGGTCAGGCTCGTAGGCGGGGATGAGTACTGCGAACATGGCACGCTCCGTTCAGCCGATGTAGAGGATGTCGCTGGTGGCGCGCTCGCCGCCGTTGGAGGGTTGGTTGACGACCTCGCCGTTGAACCACAGCTCGCTGGAGCCGCCGCCGTCGAGGTTGTACGCCTCGGTCGCGCCGAGGCCCTGCATGATCCCCGCGAGCTCCGTCATGGTGACGCCGCGGCTGTAACCCGTCTCGCGGCCGTCGACGACCACGAACACGAAGTGGTTCTCGTCGATGATCCCGATGGCCGTGCGGGGCTGCTCGCCCTGGATGGAATGGTTGCCGACGTTGGTGTCGATCTCCACGTCGTCGATGCCGGAGACGACCTCTCCGCCTGTGACGAGCGCCGGACCGAAGCTGAGCGTCTGCCACACGCCGTCGGTGAGGAGCTCGTCGGCCGTGGTCGCGGTCTCGTCGTAGACCCGCATGCTGCCGTCGGTGTAGATCGCCAGCCCCGTGCGGGCCGGGTCGTCGCGGTAGACGACGCCGTTGCGGATCACGATGCCGGAGTCACGGAAGCCGTAGTAGTCGCCGTTGATGGCCAGCACGGCGTCGTTGTCGGTCGCGATGGTGCTGACCAGGTCCGTGATGTTCTCGCCGAACTGGTTGTCGGCGAAGGCCGACCGCAGCTGCGTCGCATCGTCGATCGTCACGTCGGCGACGTAGTACGTCACGGTGTCGTCGCCGGAGCCCTGCGTCACCTGGGAGATGGAGATGGAGGTGTCGTCGCTCGTATACGAGTCGTCGGTGACCTCGGCGGCCCGTGCCGTGCCCTCGGTGGCCTCGTCGGTCGCCTCAGCGGAGGCGGCCTGCGAGGCCTCGTACGCCGCGACGTCGGCGATCTCGACGTGGCGTA is from Tessaracoccus palaemonis and encodes:
- a CDS encoding phosphodiester glycosidase family protein, which translates into the protein MRDERQTRPRRTRRGIIAGLVATLVLSLGGATGWALDRFVVRHVEIADVAAYEASQAASAEATDEATEGTARAAEVTDDSYTSDDTSISISQVTQGSGDDTVTYYVADVTIDDATQLRSAFADNQFGENITDLVSTIATDNDAVLAINGDYYGFRDSGIVIRNGVVYRDDPARTGLAIYTDGSMRVYDETATTADELLTDGVWQTLSFGPALVTGGEVVSGIDDVEIDTNVGNHSIQGEQPRTAIGIIDENHFVFVVVDGRETGYSRGVTMTELAGIMQGLGATEAYNLDGGGSSELWFNGEVVNQPSNGGERATSDILYIG
- a CDS encoding NAD(P)H-quinone dehydrogenase; the protein is MTKVVIIGGGPGGYEAALVGNQLGGEVTLIERDGMGGAAVLSDCVPSKTLIATAEVMVRIETADALGLHVKADDVSDVVDVDMAEVNRRVLDLAHAQSADIERRLTEDGVNLVAGAARLDGPHRVIATHDGRETSFDADVVLVATGTTPRELPDAPCDGERILNWKQVYNLIDLPERLIVVGSGVTGAEFASAYDALGCDVVLVSSRDQVLPGEDQDAAAVLQQAFERRGMTIMSRARAVAARRRGDGVVVTLADGREVEGSHCLMAVGAIPNSAGLGLEDAGVELTASGHIHVDRVSRTSNRDIYAAGDVTGVFALASVAAMQGRVAMWHSLGDAVKPLDLRSVSSNVFTTPEVATVGITQKEVDSGEVRVASLLMPIASNARAKMMSFTDGFVKLFCLPTTGIIVGGVVVAPRASELIHSVSLAVAQRVTVDDFSHAFTVYPSMSGTVAEAARRLHTRDGAWNTLTN
- a CDS encoding AMP-binding protein is translated as MSTPAQAIREARDLLLSLRGQGDRARAEFRWPEISGPFNWAVDWFDELGRGNQSTALWLRDESGSDERYSYDEMVHRSDRLAAWLEAQGVAKGDVVMVMLGNQVELWDAMLAVMKLGAVILPTTVALQHDDLADRVPRAGVSAVVTSPDCEAKFDGLDSLLCVTTGKGHGRWRPMADAAALPAGPRPVVTDASDPVLLYFTSGTTEHPKLVVHTHLSYPVGHLSTMYFIGVRPGDVHLNISSPGWGKHAWSSFFSPWIAGATVFSYTYHRFDPARLLRELEDCGVTTFCAPPTVWRMMIKADLGARPSALREAVGAGEPLNPEVISAVQRAWGLTIRDGYGQTETTCTVGNAPDEDVRPGAMGKPMPGARLVIIDPDTGEESRHGEICIPVDPWPLNLTTGYLGDFRTVQADGRYHSGDLVSVDDDGYLTYVGRTDDVFKASDYKVSPFELESVLIEHPAVLEAAVVPAPDELRLAVPKAYVALADGFLPDADTALSILAHAKERLAPYLRVRRVEFAELPKTISGKVRRVELRAREVDPAVVIEDFRYEAFPQLRG
- a CDS encoding bifunctional glycosyltransferase family 2/GtrA family protein, with the translated sequence MFAVLIPAYEPDLRLVALVTQLDAALPDVPVVIVDDGSGPDYCDVFAAAAASGAVILTHEHNRGKGAALRTGFADIVTRLPGFGVVTADCDGQHTPTDIARVAARLDTLPPGQRCVVLGCREFTGAVPARSRFGNSVTRALFRSVTRQDVPDTQTGLRAFPAITLPWALGIQGDRFDYEFRMLLLARQSGISLVTMPIETVYTDGNASSHFRPLVDSLRIYAPLARFAGSSLLAFAVDTGVLLLLNWFTGRLLLAVVGARLVSAGVNFAVNRRLVFRRGREVPLRSATLRYLSLAALLLAANYGVLTALTDAGTPLLLAKVATEAALFLASYSIQRTVVFDPLSGSHNSRGQMLARTASQPV